The DNA region CATGCGTGTTGTAGCACCCTTAAAACCATGCTTTGAGAAAATGTCTTCAGCGGCTTGAAGAAGGCGTTCTTCAGATGCGGAACGGTCTCGCTTTTTTGTCTTAGTTCGGGAACCAGTCTCTTTTTGATCTGGATTTTTCGATTTAAGTAAAGTTTCGTTTCCCATTTTGAACTCCTAAACACTTTTCTTTAACAGCGTTAAAGCATTGAAAGTACTTGATAATAGTAAATATATCACGAAAGTGAATTTCAAACAAGTAAGTAATTGCTTGAGTACTTTCAGAAAATGCCGTAAATATGTATGTAAGCAAGTGATTACATGATGAGTAGTTGCATGTAAGTGGATGAGGAGTTACCCCATGGCAAAATCGGGTCATAAGAGTGAGAGTTGCTTTGTGCTAAGAGCTGCAGTTGCGTTCGCGTTTATCGCTGTCGCTGCTACGGAAGCGCAGGCAATCAGTTTGAATCAATATCTTCAACAGGTACAAACTGACAGTAATAGTTATAAGGCCACGACGACACAAGCCGAGGGTAACAATTTGGAATCCCGCGAAGCGGATCTGATCTTTACTCCAAAATTGTTTGCAGAATTTAGTACGGGATCTGACGGAAAACCAAGTCAGCCAAAAATGTATGATCGTGTTCACACGGACACATATATATTAGGTGTAAGCCAACAGTTCGATTTTGGTTTGCAAGGTAAATTGTACTACACCTCAACTCGCACCGAGTTCGACAACGCGGGCAGCGCCTTCACAATGAGTAAATACTGGGATGCGGTTCCTAAGTTGGAATTGTCTTTGCCAGTTTGGGGTAATGGCTTCGGTCGTACCGCTCGTGCCAATGAAGATCTGGTTCGTCAGGGTAACTACGCAGAACAATATCAAGCTTCCTATCAATCCACTGCTTATTTGGCGCAAGCTGAAGCAGCTTATTGGAAATTGTCTGCTTGGGGTGACGTTGTAAGAATTCAAGAGACGGCCTCAAAATCCGCACAAGATATTCTTAGTTATGTTCAACGTAAAAGAAGTATGAATCTTGGGGAAAACGCAGACGTCGTTCAAGCTCGTGCCTTGGTTGAGGCCCGCGGCCTGGAACTTCAAGTTGCAAGAAATGAACAGCGTGAATCCCTTAGAAATTTCAATCGTTTCCTGAATAAGCCAGCGACAACACCGGTGGATAATCTTGAAACAGTTCCTTATTCAACACTCGAGAAAATTACGGTGCCACAGGCTCGTCCCGGCGAACGTTATGATGTGAAAGCCACTCAGG from Bdellovibrio sp. GT3 includes:
- a CDS encoding TolC family protein, whose translation is MAKSGHKSESCFVLRAAVAFAFIAVAATEAQAISLNQYLQQVQTDSNSYKATTTQAEGNNLESREADLIFTPKLFAEFSTGSDGKPSQPKMYDRVHTDTYILGVSQQFDFGLQGKLYYTSTRTEFDNAGSAFTMSKYWDAVPKLELSLPVWGNGFGRTARANEDLVRQGNYAEQYQASYQSTAYLAQAEAAYWKLSAWGDVVRIQETASKSAQDILSYVQRKRSMNLGENADVVQARALVEARGLELQVARNEQRESLRNFNRFLNKPATTPVDNLETVPYSTLEKITVPQARPGERYDVKATQAQLQTAKANAVIAKERNRPTLDIYSTYALNGRDDSYSEAMKNAGYTDTDTGYVGLRFNMPLNIGAASDAKAGADLNVRAAEYNREYALYAQEQDWINLTQNLSDARDNLVLLGKIENAQKTKLEVERTRLRQGRTTTYQVLLFEQDYSAAALTRVKSAANILGLQTQIKLYQASPEEGK